One segment of Solanum stenotomum isolate F172 chromosome 1, ASM1918654v1, whole genome shotgun sequence DNA contains the following:
- the LOC125856896 gene encoding mediator of RNA polymerase II transcription subunit 15a-like → MYIDKNTAQVQTENSNGVDWQEEVYQKIKYLKEMYLSDLNDLYEKNAHKMHQRLENEIIEKLKIFKVMLECIVLFLRLNKQDITISHKNKLVSVEKHISFFLSVNWARSRTSSSPQQVKLHQSSRQLQNSQSLDGQINPLIQPVHGSIKAMQQNYITTLQHSSLPGVPTISYSQHHMINMVKPGSRWDLGQGNLLNSPQQMATGYLQPNPVNNLQHDNISLLNSQCGTNPVQVILESLQQNSNVLRYLLLIRHEQQMLRNEQLTPLCNLLLMQQQLFQIQQLLKHQQAMNSLSGVSTNSNSQQDMINTVQPDSKSLNSLQHVSTSSLQQNPVNHCQQVDISSLSSQSGTNTMQGNLRSPQQDLSVWKQISQTQNMLHNQQLRQQSHHRHMQQQLFQT, encoded by the exons ATGTATATTGATAAAAATACTGCTCAAG TTCAGACGGAAAATTCAAATGGAGTTGATTGGCAGGAAGAGGTTTACCAAAAG ATCAAGTATTTGAAGGAGATGTATTTATCAGACCTCAATGATTTATACGAGAAAAATGCTCATAAAATG CATCAGCGTCTTGAAAATGAGATAATTGAAAAGCTCAAGATATTCAAGGTGATGCTGGAGTGTATTGTGCTTTTCTTGCGGCTTAACAAGCAGGATATTACAATTAGTCACAAGAACAAACTGGTCTCGGTTGAGAAGCACATAAGTTTCTTTCTTAGTGTCAATTGGGCACGTAGCAggacttcttcttctccacaGCAGGTGAAACTTCATCAGTCTTCTAGGCAGCTTCAGAACTCACAATCTCTTGATGGTCAAATTAATCCACTGATTCAGCCCGTACATGGTTCTATAAAGGCGATGCAACAAAATTATATCACCACCTTGCAACATAGTTCCTTGCCTGGCGTTCCGACAATTTCCTATTCTCAACATCACATGATAAATATGGTAAAACCTGGTTCCAGATGGGATCTGGGACAGGGTAATTTGTTAAACTCGCCACAACAGATGGCTACTGGCTACTTACAACCAAATCCTGTTAACAATCTTCAACATGATAACATAAGCTTATTAAATTCACAATGTGGAACGAACCCAGTTCAG GTAATCCTCGAATCCCTACAACAAAACTCAAATGTGTTGCGATATTTACTTCTTATACGACATGAGCAGCAAATGTTACGGAATGAACAATTAACACCGCTATGCAACCTGCTACTGATGCAGCAACAACTTTTTCAAATTCAGCAGTTATTGAAACATCAGCAAGCAATGAACTCATTGTCTGGCGTATCGACAAATTCCAACTCTCAACAAGACATGATAAATACAGTACAGCCTGATTCCAAATCTTTGAACTCATTGCAACATGTGTCTACAAGCTCTTTGCAACAGAATCCTGTTAACCATTGTCAACAAGTTGACATTAGCTCATTAAGTTCACAAAGTGGAACTAACACAATGCAGGGAAACCTCCGTTCCCCACAGCAAGACTTAAGCGTCTGGAAGCAAATATCGCAGACCCAGAACATGCTGCATAACCAGCAATTAAGACAACAGTCCCACCATCGGCATATGCAGCAACAACTTTTTCAAACATAA